One window of the Delphinus delphis chromosome 20, mDelDel1.2, whole genome shotgun sequence genome contains the following:
- the FFAR2 gene encoding free fatty acid receptor 2, with translation MPSLKSSLILTAYIIIFLTGLPANLLALRAFVGRVRQPHPAPIHILLLSLTLADLLLLLLLPFRMVEAASDFVWYLPELVCAVTGFGFYSSIYCSVWLLAAISIERYLGVAFPVRYKLSRRPLYGVIAALISWILSFGHCTIVIITQYLNSGQRLTNQSSITCYENFTAEQLKVVIPVRLELFLVLFLIPMAVTIFCYWRFVWIMLTQPHVGAQRRRRAVGLAVVTLLNFLVCFGPYNVSHLVGFHTNVSPPWRAEAVVLSSLNASLDPLLFYFSSSAVRRAFGKGLQALRLRGSSLLGRRGKETAEVANVDRGVSQTEGAPSSDYTTD, from the coding sequence ATGCCCAGCTTGAAAAGCTCCTTGATCCTCACAGCCTACATCATCATCTtcctcactggtctccctgccaACCTCCTGGCACTGCGGGCCTTTGTGGGGCGCGTCCGCCAGCCGCACCCCGCGCCCATCCACATCCTTCTGCTCAGCCTGACGCTGGCGGAcctcctgctgcttctgctgctgcctTTCAGGATGGTAGAGGCCGCGTCTGACTTCGTCTGGTACCTGCCTGAGCTAGTCTGTGCTGTCACGGGTTTTGGCTTCTACAGTAGCATCTACTGCAGCGTGTGGCTCCTGGCGGCCATCAGCATCGAGCGCTACCTGGGAGTGGCTTTCCCCGTGCGGTACAAGCTGTCCCGCCGGCCTCTGTATGGAGTGATTGCTGCTCTGATCTCCTGGATCCTGTCCTTTGGTCATTGCACCATAGTGATCATCACTCAGTACCTCAACTCAGGCCAGAGGCTCACGAACCAGAGTAGCATAACGTGCTACGAGAACTTCACGGCAGAGCAGCTGAAGGTGGTGATTCCCGTGCGGCTGGAGCTGTTCCTCGTCCTCTTCCTCATCCCCATGGCGGTCACCATCTTCTGCTACTGGCGCTTTGTGTGGATCATGCTCACCCAGCCCCACGTGGGGGCCCAGAGGCGGCGCCGAGCCGTGGGGCTGGCTGTGGTGACCCTCCTTAATTTCCTGGTGTGCTTTGGGCCATATAACGTATCCCACCTGGTGGGGTTCCACACGAATGTGAGCCCCCCGTGGCGGGCAGAAGCCGTGGTACTGAGTTCCCTCAATGCCAGTCTGGACCCCttgcttttctatttctcttcttcagcCGTGCGCAGAGCCTTTGGGAAAGGGTTGCAGGCACTGCGGCTTCGGGGCTCCTCCCTGCTGGGACGCAGAGGCAAAGAGACAGCAGAAGTGGCGAATGTGGACAGGGGTGTGAGTCAAACAGAGGGAGCGCCGAGTTCTGACTACACCACAGACTAA